A genomic stretch from Methylorubrum extorquens includes:
- a CDS encoding protein of unknown function, putative exonuclease domain (Evidence 5 : Unknown function): MKVVAIDFETANERRDSACAVGLAWIEGGRVARRESRLIRPPQLRFSPGNIRVHGILPADVRDAPTFPEVIAEFLPDLSGGLMLAHNAGFDMGVLAASLAAWGEPVPDMAGHCTLQIARRVFPDPAGHGLAKVAGRLGIRFEHHDAGEDAFACAEIALAALRETGATDIADLARGLGLTPIRALTTPRRDMTRSTSAKALRASGIVDLRPTNALRFAMRGSTGNRYSLEFEERTDGPYLRCSCPAGTHRRRCRHVDALVEGDITELTSNNFDDVERLRQLLDGKSVGPLRIKGVAAA, encoded by the coding sequence ATGAAGGTCGTCGCGATCGATTTCGAGACCGCCAACGAGCGGCGCGACAGCGCCTGCGCGGTCGGGCTTGCCTGGATCGAGGGGGGGCGCGTGGCGCGGCGCGAATCCCGGCTGATCCGCCCGCCGCAGTTGCGGTTCTCGCCCGGCAATATCCGCGTTCACGGCATCCTGCCGGCCGACGTGCGCGATGCTCCGACTTTTCCCGAAGTCATCGCCGAGTTCCTGCCCGACCTGTCGGGCGGGTTGATGCTCGCGCATAATGCCGGCTTCGACATGGGCGTGCTCGCCGCCTCGCTCGCTGCCTGGGGCGAGCCGGTGCCGGACATGGCCGGCCATTGCACCCTCCAGATCGCCCGGCGCGTGTTCCCCGATCCCGCCGGCCACGGCCTCGCCAAGGTAGCAGGCCGCCTCGGCATCCGCTTCGAGCACCACGATGCGGGCGAGGATGCCTTTGCCTGCGCCGAGATCGCGCTCGCGGCCCTGCGCGAGACGGGTGCGACCGACATCGCCGACCTCGCCCGCGGCCTCGGGCTCACCCCGATCCGTGCCCTCACCACGCCGCGCCGGGACATGACACGCTCGACCTCGGCGAAGGCGCTGCGCGCCTCGGGCATTGTCGATCTCCGACCCACGAATGCGCTGCGCTTCGCCATGCGCGGCAGCACCGGCAACCGCTACTCGCTCGAATTCGAGGAACGGACGGACGGGCCGTATCTGCGCTGCTCCTGCCCGGCGGGCACCCATCGCCGCCGCTGCCGCCATGTCGATGCGCTGGTCGAGGGCGACATCACCGAGCTGACATCGAACAATTTCGACGATGTCGAGCGGCTGCGCCAATTGCTCGACGGCAAGAGCGTCGGACCGTTGCGGATCAAGGGCGTCGCCGCTGCCTGA
- a CDS encoding putative sensor histidine kinase; putative membrane protein (Evidence 3 : Putative function from multiple computational evidences; Product type rc : receptor), which produces MTPSNASPPPPDGLLARLGKIFRTTAFKLSLAYLVLFAVLASLGLGYVAWNARRVLDDQILSTIDAEINGLSEQYTAGGLRRLIAVVERRAKEPGASLYLVTTPAGEHIVGNVSRLPADILARSGQYESYYGRGSDSGPSEHRAIMRVFNLAGGFRLVVGRDTEERDHLRAAIGNTFGSSLALVVLLGVLGGWFVASRVLKRVDDMTETTRTIMAGDLDGRLRVGGTGDELDRLAQNLNLMLERIGELMRGMREVSDNIAHDLKTPLTRLRNRADEALRTAETPEALRTAMEGVIEDSDGLIRVFNALLTIARLEAGNAPESVSRFDAGAVAREVAELYEPLAEDRGLSLAVEIEPNLILDGNRELVGQAIANLLDNAIKYGARFPASGPQEITVSAVRADGVVQLRVADRGPGIPEAERERVLDRFVRLDAARTRPGFGLGLSLVAAVARLHGGRLDLADNAPGLAVTLSLPAGAA; this is translated from the coding sequence GTGACCCCCTCCAACGCATCGCCGCCGCCGCCGGACGGCCTCCTCGCGCGCCTCGGAAAGATCTTCCGCACGACCGCGTTCAAGCTGTCGCTCGCCTATCTCGTGCTGTTCGCGGTGCTGGCTTCGCTCGGGCTCGGCTACGTCGCCTGGAATGCGCGGCGGGTGCTCGACGACCAGATCCTCTCGACCATCGATGCCGAGATCAACGGGCTGTCCGAGCAATACACGGCGGGCGGGCTGCGCCGCCTCATCGCCGTGGTGGAACGGCGCGCCAAGGAGCCCGGCGCCTCGCTCTACCTCGTGACCACGCCCGCGGGCGAGCACATCGTCGGCAACGTCAGCCGGCTGCCGGCCGACATCCTCGCCCGGTCCGGCCAGTACGAGAGCTATTACGGGCGCGGCTCCGATTCGGGCCCGAGCGAGCATCGCGCGATCATGCGGGTCTTCAACCTCGCCGGAGGCTTCCGCCTCGTCGTCGGCCGCGACACCGAGGAGCGCGACCACCTGCGCGCGGCGATCGGCAATACCTTCGGCTCCTCGCTCGCTCTCGTCGTGCTGCTCGGCGTGCTCGGCGGCTGGTTCGTGGCGAGCCGCGTCCTGAAGCGCGTCGACGACATGACCGAGACCACCCGCACCATCATGGCGGGCGATCTCGACGGCCGCCTGCGGGTCGGCGGAACCGGGGACGAGCTGGACCGCCTCGCCCAGAACCTCAACCTGATGCTGGAGCGCATCGGCGAACTGATGCGCGGCATGCGGGAAGTCTCCGACAACATCGCCCACGACCTCAAGACGCCGCTGACCCGATTGCGCAACCGGGCCGACGAGGCCCTGCGCACGGCCGAGACGCCGGAGGCCCTGCGTACGGCGATGGAGGGCGTGATCGAAGACAGCGACGGGCTGATCCGGGTGTTCAACGCGCTCCTCACCATCGCCCGCCTGGAGGCCGGCAACGCGCCCGAGAGCGTGAGCCGCTTCGATGCCGGGGCGGTGGCACGGGAGGTGGCCGAACTCTACGAGCCGTTGGCCGAGGACAGGGGCCTGAGCCTGGCCGTCGAGATCGAGCCGAATCTGATTCTCGACGGCAATCGCGAGTTGGTCGGGCAGGCGATCGCCAACCTTCTCGACAACGCCATCAAGTACGGTGCCCGCTTCCCTGCGTCCGGCCCGCAGGAGATCACTGTCAGCGCCGTGCGCGCCGATGGCGTCGTCCAGCTCCGGGTGGCGGATCGCGGCCCCGGCATTCCGGAAGCCGAGCGCGAGCGGGTGCTCGACCGCTTCGTGCGCCTCGATGCCGCCCGCACACGCCCCGGCTTCGGCCTGGGCCTCAGCCTCGTCGCCGCCGTCGCCCGGCTGCATGGCGGACGCCTCGACCTTGCCGACAATGCTCCTGGGCTCGCCGTCACCCTGAGCCTGCCGGCCGGCGCGGCCTGA
- the ssuC gene encoding alkanesulfonate transporter subunit; membrane component of ABC superfamily (Evidence 2b : Function from indirect experimental evidences (e.g. phenotypes); Product type t : transporter), with translation MSVTTVLSDDTEPKAVPARRSALLGGRARLALGLLLPLVLALGWEAAVAAGLASGRLLPPPSRIAAALWTLAASGELWTHVEATLIRVGLGFAFGAGAGILAGALTATLPTLRWLVDPSLQALRAVPSLAWVPLFILWFGILETPKVALIAVGVFFPVYIGVAGAIASVDRKLVEVGRIFRLSKVALARRILLPAVLPATLTALRTGLGLGFLFVVAAELMGASEGLGYLLLDGQQFSKPDQILAAIISFAVVGKAADAGLVALTSPLVRWQDTARETL, from the coding sequence ATGAGCGTCACCACCGTTCTCTCCGACGACACGGAGCCGAAAGCGGTTCCCGCGCGTCGCTCCGCTCTTCTGGGGGGCCGGGCGCGCCTGGCGCTCGGTCTGCTGCTGCCGCTCGTCCTGGCGCTCGGCTGGGAGGCGGCCGTCGCGGCCGGGCTCGCCTCCGGGCGCCTGCTCCCGCCGCCGAGCCGGATCGCGGCCGCGCTCTGGACGCTCGCGGCCTCGGGCGAACTTTGGACCCATGTCGAGGCGACCCTGATCCGCGTCGGCCTCGGCTTCGCCTTTGGGGCCGGCGCCGGCATCCTCGCGGGCGCGCTCACCGCGACGCTGCCGACCCTGCGCTGGCTGGTCGATCCGAGCCTTCAGGCCCTGCGCGCCGTCCCCTCGCTCGCCTGGGTGCCGCTGTTCATCCTGTGGTTCGGCATTCTCGAGACGCCGAAGGTCGCCCTGATCGCGGTCGGGGTGTTCTTTCCCGTCTATATCGGCGTGGCCGGCGCCATCGCCTCGGTCGATCGCAAGCTGGTGGAGGTCGGCCGCATCTTCCGCCTCTCGAAGGTCGCGCTCGCCCGGCGCATCCTCCTGCCGGCCGTGCTGCCGGCCACCCTGACGGCGCTCCGCACCGGGCTCGGCCTCGGCTTCCTGTTCGTGGTCGCTGCCGAACTGATGGGGGCCTCCGAGGGGCTCGGCTACCTGCTTCTCGACGGTCAGCAATTCAGCAAGCCCGACCAGATCCTGGCCGCGATCATCAGCTTCGCCGTGGTCGGCAAGGCCGCCGATGCCGGGCTCGTCGCCCTGACCAGTCCACTGGTGCGCTGGCAGGACACGGCGCGCGAGACGCTGTGA
- a CDS encoding conserved protein of unknown function; ''Winged helix'' DNA-binding domain (Evidence 4 : Unknown function but conserved in other organisms): MSASPRPPETALYAPVKGFLETLGFAVKGEIGGCDLLGVREGEPPVLVVCELKQSFNLELVLQAVDRAGACDEVWLAARLSVRGKGPEADARFRNLCRRLGFGLLGVGADDGVHVLLGPGAPMPRRDPKRRSRLLNEHRRRQGDPVAGGGSRAPVMTAYRQQALLCARALAPGPLRPRDLTSAVPTAAAILRRNVYGWFERTGHGVYALTPAGHEAIGRWPSTPP, translated from the coding sequence ATGAGCGCGTCCCCCCGCCCGCCGGAAACGGCACTCTACGCGCCGGTGAAGGGCTTCCTCGAAACCCTCGGCTTTGCCGTCAAAGGCGAGATCGGCGGCTGCGACCTCCTGGGCGTGCGCGAGGGCGAGCCACCGGTGCTGGTGGTGTGCGAGCTGAAGCAGAGCTTCAACCTGGAACTCGTGCTGCAGGCCGTGGACCGCGCTGGCGCCTGCGACGAGGTGTGGCTGGCGGCGCGCCTGTCGGTGCGCGGCAAGGGGCCGGAGGCTGATGCGCGCTTCCGCAACCTGTGCCGGCGCCTCGGCTTCGGCCTACTCGGCGTCGGTGCCGACGACGGCGTCCATGTCCTTCTCGGCCCTGGAGCGCCGATGCCCCGGCGCGACCCCAAGCGGCGCTCGCGCCTTCTGAACGAGCATCGCCGCCGACAGGGCGACCCCGTGGCCGGCGGCGGTTCGCGCGCGCCGGTGATGACCGCCTATCGCCAGCAGGCCCTCCTCTGCGCCCGCGCCCTGGCGCCCGGGCCGCTGCGCCCGCGCGACCTGACGAGCGCCGTCCCGACGGCTGCCGCCATCCTCCGCCGCAACGTCTACGGCTGGTTCGAGCGCACCGGCCACGGCGTCTACGCGCTGACGCCGGCCGGGCACGAGGCGATCGGGCGATGGCCTTCGACGCCGCCCTGA
- the glnE gene encoding glutamate-ammonia-ligase adenylyltransferase (Evidence 2b : Function from indirect experimental evidences (e.g. phenotypes); PubMedId : 11214968; Product type e : enzyme) — MGRRHDGQIARDDGTAPLIARLGQTPPLSSPESAQARLDEIADALPDALREAPARDLLAALADHSTFLWSLASRDPARLVRLFEEAPEAADARIITAQRAAGRAAEGAAPDLDAVGKTLRRNRAEHALLVALADIGGLWPLERVTAALSDFADASVSAAVDAMLLQAASAGRFLPKDAGEPQAGSGLVVLGLGKLGGRELNYSSDIDVIVFFDPEAAPLKPGLEPTPFFTKLAQGVSKLLQERTRDGYVHRVDYRLRPDPGSTPTAMSLASAYVYYETTGQNWERAAFIKARAIAGDIPAGERFLADLTPFVWRKYFDFAAIADVHAMKRQIHAVRGHEALAVAGHDIKLGRGGIREIEFFVQTQQLVFGGRRPMLRGRSTVPMLAKLHEDGWISAEARDELGAAYAFLRTVEHRLQMVRDEQTQRLPTDRTELENFARFAGFADLAGFEAALLAHARRVQVHYALLFEAGPDLSSEVGDLVFSGAADDPATMSTLRSLGFRDPERVTDTVRGWHFGRRAAVRSPRAREVLTELVPALLKALSGTPDPDAALANLDRAFGRMPAAVELLTILREHERLRLLFADLLGSAPRLAGTVAFSPHVLDAVIDPDFGDPSVDAGAIAAHYRALLGRPDSHEVFLDRSRDAARQLRFLTGARLLSGILTPQAAGRAFSAIADAAVATALDAVSKTFFADHGPIPNGRIVVLGYGRLGSHQLTAESDLDLVVLYDFDPENRTSTGPKPLDAAVAYNRLTQRLVAALTAPTRRGLLYEVDLRLRPGGGQGAVAAQFRSFRTYQREEAELWEHMALTRARVIAGDESLADEAKATIRDALMQPRDADTVNRSVRNMRATVENEKGDHGPLDLKLSPGGLLDLDFLAQALVLGHAHTHPDLIGLDAPEVFSRAAEGGIIAADEAEPLADAYRLLDDVHQWQRLMVEGDPTQASDVALARLARAANLPDAKALSARLDEERRTVRTIFDRRLGQPSGG; from the coding sequence ATGGGCAGGCGACACGACGGGCAGATTGCCCGCGACGACGGCACGGCGCCCCTGATCGCGCGGCTGGGGCAGACCCCGCCTCTCTCGAGCCCCGAGTCAGCGCAGGCGCGCCTCGATGAGATCGCCGACGCGCTTCCCGACGCCCTGCGCGAGGCCCCGGCCCGCGACCTCCTCGCGGCGCTTGCCGACCACTCGACCTTCCTGTGGTCGCTCGCCTCGCGCGATCCCGCCCGTCTCGTCCGCCTGTTCGAAGAGGCGCCGGAAGCGGCCGACGCCCGCATCATTACTGCGCAGCGCGCCGCCGGCCGGGCGGCGGAGGGTGCCGCGCCCGACCTTGATGCGGTCGGCAAGACCCTGCGGCGGAACCGGGCCGAGCACGCGCTCCTCGTCGCGCTCGCCGATATCGGCGGCCTCTGGCCGCTGGAGCGGGTGACCGCCGCGCTCTCGGATTTCGCCGACGCCTCGGTGTCGGCGGCCGTCGATGCGATGCTGCTGCAAGCGGCATCCGCCGGTCGCTTCCTGCCGAAGGATGCGGGTGAGCCGCAGGCCGGCTCGGGCCTCGTCGTGCTGGGCTTAGGCAAGCTCGGCGGGCGCGAGCTGAACTATTCGAGCGATATCGACGTGATCGTGTTCTTCGATCCGGAGGCCGCGCCGCTGAAGCCGGGGCTGGAGCCGACGCCGTTCTTCACCAAGCTGGCGCAGGGCGTCTCGAAGCTGCTGCAGGAGCGCACCCGCGACGGCTACGTTCACCGGGTCGATTACCGCCTGCGGCCCGATCCCGGTTCGACGCCGACCGCGATGAGCCTCGCCTCGGCCTACGTCTATTACGAGACCACGGGCCAGAACTGGGAGCGGGCGGCCTTCATCAAGGCCCGCGCCATTGCCGGCGACATCCCGGCGGGCGAGCGGTTCCTGGCTGACCTCACGCCCTTCGTCTGGCGCAAGTATTTCGATTTCGCGGCGATTGCCGACGTGCACGCGATGAAGCGGCAGATTCACGCCGTGCGCGGGCACGAGGCGCTGGCAGTGGCCGGCCACGACATCAAGCTCGGACGCGGCGGCATCCGCGAGATCGAGTTCTTCGTCCAGACCCAGCAACTCGTCTTCGGCGGCCGGCGCCCGATGCTGCGCGGGCGCTCCACCGTGCCGATGCTGGCCAAGCTGCACGAGGACGGCTGGATCTCAGCGGAGGCGCGCGATGAACTCGGCGCGGCCTACGCCTTCCTGCGCACGGTCGAGCACCGCCTGCAGATGGTGCGCGACGAGCAGACCCAACGCCTGCCGACCGACCGGACCGAACTTGAGAATTTCGCCCGGTTCGCGGGCTTTGCCGACCTCGCCGGTTTCGAGGCGGCCCTGCTCGCCCATGCCCGCCGGGTGCAGGTGCATTACGCGTTGCTGTTCGAGGCCGGGCCCGATCTCTCCTCCGAGGTGGGCGACCTCGTCTTCAGCGGCGCGGCCGACGATCCGGCGACGATGTCCACCCTGCGCAGCCTCGGCTTTCGTGATCCGGAACGCGTCACCGATACCGTGCGCGGCTGGCATTTCGGGCGGCGGGCGGCGGTACGCAGCCCCCGCGCCCGCGAGGTGCTGACCGAACTGGTCCCGGCCCTGCTCAAGGCGCTCTCGGGTACGCCCGATCCGGATGCGGCCCTGGCCAACCTCGACCGCGCCTTTGGCCGGATGCCGGCGGCGGTGGAACTGCTGACCATCCTGCGCGAGCACGAGCGCCTGCGACTGCTCTTTGCCGACCTCCTTGGTAGCGCCCCACGCTTGGCGGGCACCGTCGCCTTCTCGCCGCACGTGCTCGACGCGGTGATCGACCCCGATTTCGGCGACCCGTCGGTCGATGCCGGAGCCATCGCCGCACATTACCGCGCCCTGCTCGGCCGGCCCGACAGCCACGAGGTGTTTCTCGACCGCAGCCGCGACGCGGCCCGGCAACTCCGCTTCCTCACCGGGGCGCGGCTCCTTTCCGGCATTCTCACGCCGCAGGCGGCTGGCCGCGCCTTCTCGGCGATCGCCGACGCCGCGGTGGCGACGGCGCTGGACGCCGTGTCGAAAACCTTCTTCGCCGATCACGGCCCGATTCCGAACGGCCGCATCGTCGTGCTCGGCTATGGCCGCCTCGGCTCGCACCAACTCACCGCGGAGTCGGACCTCGACCTCGTGGTGCTCTACGATTTCGACCCGGAGAACCGCACCAGCACCGGGCCCAAACCCCTCGACGCGGCGGTGGCCTATAATCGCCTGACCCAGCGCCTCGTCGCAGCGCTCACCGCCCCGACCCGACGCGGCCTGCTCTACGAAGTGGACCTGCGCCTGCGTCCCGGCGGGGGCCAGGGTGCGGTGGCGGCGCAGTTCCGCAGCTTCCGCACCTACCAGCGCGAAGAGGCGGAACTCTGGGAGCACATGGCGCTGACCCGCGCCCGTGTCATTGCCGGTGACGAAAGCCTCGCCGACGAGGCGAAAGCGACGATCCGCGATGCGCTGATGCAGCCGCGTGACGCCGACACGGTGAACCGCTCCGTGCGCAACATGCGCGCCACGGTCGAGAACGAGAAGGGTGATCACGGCCCCCTCGACCTCAAGCTCAGCCCCGGCGGTCTGCTCGACCTCGATTTTCTCGCGCAGGCCCTGGTCCTCGGCCATGCCCACACCCATCCCGATCTGATCGGCCTTGATGCGCCCGAGGTGTTTTCCCGCGCCGCCGAAGGCGGGATCATCGCAGCGGACGAGGCGGAGCCATTGGCCGACGCCTATCGGCTCCTCGACGACGTGCACCAATGGCAGCGCCTGATGGTCGAGGGCGACCCGACGCAGGCCTCCGACGTGGCGCTCGCCCGCCTCGCCCGCGCCGCCAACCTGCCCGATGCCAAGGCGCTCAGCGCCCGGCTCGACGAGGAACGGCGAACGGTTCGGACGATTTTCGACCGCCGGCTCGGCCAGCCGAGCGGAGGTTAA
- the aqpZ gene encoding water channel (aquaporin Z) (MIP family) (Evidence 2a : Function from experimental evidences in other organisms; Product type t : transporter): MDHDTMRRTTAEFFGTFWLTFGGCGAAVLSAAFPELGIGFLGVAFAFGFTVLTMAYAVGHISGGHFNPAVTLGLWSAGRCASRHVLPYVIAQVIGATVAAFALYTIASGKAGWVPNGFASNGYGELSPGKYGLAACLITEVLTTFIFLFIIVGTTSKGAAAGFAGIPIGFALVLIHLISIPVTNTSVNPARSTGPALFAGPDYIAQLWLFWLAPIAGAIAAGVVGRWLYEPADMVETRVLERGAEI; this comes from the coding sequence ATGGATCACGATACGATGCGTCGGACGACCGCCGAATTCTTCGGTACGTTCTGGTTGACCTTCGGCGGCTGCGGTGCCGCCGTCCTCTCCGCGGCCTTTCCTGAACTTGGTATCGGCTTCCTAGGCGTTGCCTTCGCCTTTGGCTTCACCGTGCTGACGATGGCCTATGCCGTCGGCCACATCTCGGGCGGCCATTTCAATCCGGCGGTCACGCTCGGATTGTGGTCAGCCGGACGCTGCGCGAGCCGGCACGTCCTGCCCTACGTCATCGCCCAGGTCATCGGTGCAACGGTCGCGGCCTTCGCCCTCTACACCATCGCCTCCGGCAAGGCCGGCTGGGTGCCGAACGGGTTCGCCTCGAACGGCTACGGCGAACTCAGCCCCGGCAAGTACGGCCTCGCCGCCTGCCTGATCACCGAGGTCCTGACGACGTTCATCTTCCTGTTCATCATCGTCGGCACGACGTCGAAGGGCGCGGCGGCGGGCTTTGCCGGCATCCCCATCGGGTTTGCCCTCGTGCTCATCCACCTGATCTCGATTCCCGTGACCAACACATCGGTCAACCCGGCGCGCAGCACGGGGCCGGCCCTGTTTGCAGGGCCGGACTACATCGCGCAGCTCTGGCTGTTCTGGCTCGCGCCGATCGCTGGAGCGATCGCGGCCGGCGTCGTCGGGCGATGGCTCTACGAACCCGCCGATATGGTCGAGACAAGGGTGCTCGAGAGGGGCGCCGAAATCTGA
- a CDS encoding conserved protein of unknown function (Evidence 4 : Unknown function but conserved in other organisms) produces the protein MSSTNFVPFAEAAVFTLGCALIASRRFEPQRIGAVLGLATVTLSVLLVVLALPGSPLATLADPDGVRNFLN, from the coding sequence ATGAGCAGCACCAATTTCGTTCCCTTCGCCGAAGCCGCCGTCTTCACGCTTGGCTGCGCCCTGATCGCGAGCCGCCGGTTCGAACCGCAGCGGATCGGAGCGGTGCTGGGGCTCGCCACCGTCACGCTCTCGGTCCTGCTGGTGGTGCTCGCGCTCCCCGGTAGCCCACTGGCGACGCTCGCCGACCCCGACGGCGTGCGCAATTTCCTGAACTGA
- a CDS encoding conserved protein of unknown function; putative OsmC-like domain (Evidence 4 : Unknown function but conserved in other organisms), with product MDADALRALQAPLKNKYRETPDSAVITLKAKGSLDDTSIACKVETGRALAVAGLHPATGGSGAELCSGDMLLEALVACAGVTVKAVATALEIPLKAGTVSAEGDLDFRGTLGVDKEAPVGFRSIRLQFDLDTDAPQEKLDQLLKLTERYCVVFQTLNHKPELSVNASRS from the coding sequence ATGGACGCCGACGCCCTGCGCGCTCTCCAGGCCCCGCTCAAGAACAAGTACCGTGAGACGCCGGATTCCGCCGTCATCACCCTCAAGGCGAAGGGCTCGCTGGACGACACCAGCATCGCCTGCAAGGTCGAGACCGGCCGCGCGCTGGCCGTGGCCGGCCTGCACCCCGCCACCGGCGGCTCGGGCGCCGAACTCTGCTCCGGCGACATGCTGCTCGAAGCGCTCGTTGCCTGCGCCGGCGTGACGGTGAAGGCGGTGGCGACCGCGCTCGAAATCCCGCTCAAGGCCGGTACGGTCAGCGCCGAGGGCGACCTCGACTTCCGCGGCACGCTCGGCGTCGACAAGGAGGCGCCGGTGGGCTTCCGCTCGATCCGCCTGCAGTTCGACCTCGACACGGACGCACCCCAGGAGAAGCTCGACCAGCTCCTGAAGCTGACCGAGCGCTACTGCGTCGTATTCCAGACCCTCAACCACAAGCCGGAATTGTCGGTGAACGCCTCGCGCTCCTGA
- the ssuB gene encoding alkanesulfonate transport protein (ABC superfamily, atp_bind) (Evidence 2a : Function from experimental evidences in other organisms; PubMedId : 20245523, 3549459, 7984428; Product type t : transporter), with the protein MLSIQSLSKTYADGTRALEGINLDVPNAEIVALIGGSGCGKTTLLRLIAGLDRPSTGDIALDGEPITGPHPGVGLVFQEPRLLPWLSVAENVGFGIDHLPRRERRERVAHALERVGLAEQAGRWPRELSGGQQQRVSIARAFVANPRVLLLDEPFSALDAFTRKDLHRHLLALWEEVRPTVLIVTHDVAEAVALADRAIVMRPRPGRLDDTVALPMRRPRDPAAPTSEAATRNILAALDHSLRPRDASRAPELAGGSSF; encoded by the coding sequence ATGCTGAGCATCCAGAGCCTGTCCAAGACCTATGCCGACGGCACCCGCGCGCTGGAGGGCATCAACCTCGACGTCCCGAACGCCGAGATCGTCGCTCTGATCGGCGGCTCGGGCTGCGGGAAGACCACGCTGCTGCGCCTCATCGCCGGGCTCGACCGGCCGAGCACGGGCGACATCGCCCTCGACGGTGAACCGATCACCGGGCCCCATCCCGGCGTCGGCCTCGTATTCCAGGAGCCGCGCCTGCTGCCCTGGCTGTCGGTCGCCGAGAATGTCGGCTTCGGCATCGATCACCTGCCGAGGCGCGAGCGGCGGGAGCGCGTCGCTCACGCCCTGGAGCGCGTCGGCCTCGCCGAACAGGCCGGGCGCTGGCCCCGCGAATTGTCGGGTGGGCAGCAGCAGCGCGTCTCGATCGCCCGGGCGTTCGTGGCCAACCCGCGGGTGCTGCTTCTCGACGAGCCGTTCTCGGCGCTCGATGCCTTCACCCGCAAGGATCTTCACCGCCATCTCCTCGCCCTCTGGGAGGAGGTGCGGCCGACGGTGCTGATCGTCACCCACGACGTCGCCGAGGCGGTGGCGCTCGCCGACCGCGCCATCGTCATGCGCCCGCGTCCCGGCCGCCTCGACGACACGGTGGCCCTGCCGATGCGCCGGCCGCGCGACCCGGCGGCGCCGACGAGCGAGGCGGCGACCCGCAACATCCTTGCCGCCCTCGACCATTCGCTGCGCCCGCGCGACGCCTCCCGTGCACCGGAACTCGCCGGCGGCAGCTCGTTCTGA
- the cusR gene encoding response regulator in two-component regulatory system with CusS, regulation of copper resistance (Evidence 2a : Function from experimental evidences in other organisms; PubMedId : 11283292, 11399769, 20461235; Product type r : regulator) produces the protein MRLLIIEDDREAAAYLVKAFREAGHAVDHAGDGLDGYALAREGDYDVLIVDRMLPKLDGLSLVRSLREQAIATPVLILSALGQVDDRVKGLRAGGDDYLPKPYAFSELLARTEVLARRRTAATGQSEATAYRVGDLELDRLSHRVTRAGREIVLQPREFRLLEYLMRHAGQVVTRTMLLEHVWDYHFDPQTNVIDVHVSRLRAKIDRGFEHPMIHTVRGAGYVIRADEPQAS, from the coding sequence ATGCGCCTGCTCATCATCGAGGACGACCGCGAGGCCGCCGCCTATCTGGTCAAAGCGTTCCGGGAAGCCGGGCACGCGGTGGACCATGCGGGCGACGGCCTCGACGGCTATGCGCTCGCCCGCGAGGGCGATTACGACGTGCTGATCGTCGATCGCATGTTGCCGAAGCTCGACGGGCTCTCGCTCGTGCGCTCCCTGCGCGAGCAGGCGATCGCCACGCCGGTCCTCATCCTCTCGGCGCTGGGCCAAGTGGATGACCGGGTGAAGGGCCTGCGGGCCGGGGGCGACGACTATCTCCCGAAACCCTACGCCTTCTCCGAGCTTCTCGCCCGCACCGAGGTGCTGGCCCGCCGCCGCACGGCCGCGACCGGCCAGAGCGAGGCCACCGCCTACCGGGTCGGCGACCTCGAACTCGACCGGCTCTCGCACCGGGTGACGCGGGCGGGCCGCGAGATCGTGCTCCAACCCCGCGAGTTCCGGCTGCTCGAATACCTCATGCGCCATGCCGGGCAGGTCGTGACCCGGACGATGCTGCTGGAGCATGTCTGGGACTACCATTTCGATCCGCAGACCAACGTCATCGACGTGCACGTCTCGCGCCTGCGCGCGAAGATCGACCGCGGCTTCGAGCATCCGATGATCCACACGGTGCGCGGCGCGGGCTACGTCATCCGTGCGGACGAGCCGCAAGCCTCGTGA